One segment of Scleropages formosus chromosome 23, fSclFor1.1, whole genome shotgun sequence DNA contains the following:
- the elp2 gene encoding elongator complex protein 2 produces the protein MASPLVQTCYMSCCANRTPNVLSWGRGGLIAFGTCNSVALYEPKAVKVLSVLNGHSDRVNAVRWVHRYDCGPETNLVSGGSDNHVIVWETENGQKPDMFTQRTRCVGHSAPVFAVDAVYVDNENGSQILIASAASDSTVKLWLYNNGQANCLQTLSFGSGFVMDVSLALLPGCRVPILACGGDDCHVHLFVQRDDQFEKVHSLPGHEDWVRGVQWAATDRSIFLASCAQDCLIRIWKVFPKEDASADDGGGGGDTIKMKEDVFEVKPNEDSSIAFAVALETVLAGHENWVYGVHWHPPVVTGGTVCQPMCLLSASMDKTMILWGPEEVSGMWLEQVRVGEVGGNTLGFLGCQMSPDGSMIVAHAFHGALHLWKQHQGDKGKWNPGVVISGHFNAVQDLSWDPEGDFIVSVGSDQTTRLFTLWRRKGCAEVTWHELSRPQIHGYDMQCLTMVGRFQFVSGADEKVLRVFQAPRNFVENFASIVGVPLGDLMASSDVSSLPEGASTPALGLSNKAVFQGDLAHQSQEEEGEFSSVSDQYPESYFHPLTLTEPPPEDDLLQNTLWPEVQKLYGHGFEIFCLASNSARTVVASACKASRAEHAAILLWSTRTWRQLQTLMLHTLTVTQMAFSPDCRFLLAVSRDRTWSLWKQQDSAATDSGASGQEPTFSLCAHTSKDTSVHTRIIWSCDWSHDSKYFVTSSRDKKVIVWGDCSCTAPLGPCSSVLDVGDSCTAVSFCPISCPDGSYLVAAGLECGKIALFKWRPLADMSAGTDWSRCGELDESQSHALSVKRLRWRPKVGRAGHRDEGADGSWVQLASAGADHAVKIFNVNRLAV, from the exons ATGGCGTCCCCCTTAGTGCAAACATGTTATATGTCCTGTTGTGCGAATCGTACTCCAAATGTTCTTTCTTGGGGGAGAGGAGGACTCATCGCTTTCGGAACCTGCAACTCAGTTGCCCTGTATGAGCCCAAG GCAGTGAAGGTGCTGTCAGTGCTCAACGGACACTCAGACAGGGTGAACGCAGTCCGATGGGTCCACAGGTACGACTGCG GACCTGAAACTAATTTGGTATCTGGTGGATCTGATAACCACGTTATTGTTTGGGAAACTGAAAATGGACAGAAACCTGATATG ttcacCCAGCGCACACGGTGTGTCGGTCACTCTGCTCCGGTGTTTGCAGTTGATGCCGTTTATGTGGACAACGAAAACGGTTCACAAATTCTCATTGCTTCTGCTGCTTCGGACTCCACTGTGAAATTGTGGCTGTACAACAACGGCCAAG ctaACTGCCTTCAGACATTATCTTTTGGTAGTGGATTTGTGATGGATGTTTCCTTAGCCCTACTGCCAGGCTGCAGAG TCCCCATCCTGGCCTGTGGGGGCGATGATTGCCATGTTCACCTGTTTGTGCAACGTGATGATCAG tttGAGAAGGTCCATTCGCTACCTGGGCATGAGGACTGGGTTCGAGGAGTGCAGTGGGCTGCCACTG ATAGGAGCATTTTTTTAGCGAGCTGTGCCCAGGACTGCCTCATACGAATATGGAAGGTCTTCCCTAAGGAAGACGCCTCAGCTGATGATGGCGGTGGTGGTGGAGACACAATCAAGATGAAGGAAGATGTCTTTGAAGTAAAGCCGAACG AGGACTCATCCATTGCGTTCGCTGTGGCTTTGGAGACAGTACTCGCAGGTCATGAGAACTGGGTTTATGGAGTTCACTGGCATCCTCCAGTCGTCACAG GTGGCACTGTGTGTCAGCCCATGTGCCTACTATCTGCATCCATGGACAAAACAATGATCCTCTGGGGTCCGGAGGAGGTGTCGGGCATGTGGCTGGAGCAG GTGCGGGTTGGAGAGGTGGGAGGCAACACACTGGGCTTCTTGGGCTGCCAGATGAGCCCAGACGGGTCAATGATCGTAGCCCATGCCTTTCACGGGGCCCTCCACCTCTGGAAGCAGCACCAGGGAGACAAG GGGAAATGGAACCCAGGAGTGGTGATATCTGGCCACTTCAATGCAGTGCAGGATTTGAGCTGGGACCCCGAGGGGGATTTCATAGTCAGCGTTGGCTCTGACCAGACCACCAGGCTCTTCACCctctggaggaggaagggcTGTGCTGAG GTGACCTGGCACGAACTATCCAGGCCACAGATCCACGGCTACGACATGCAGTGCCTTACCATGGTGGGTCGCTTCCAATTTGTGTCCGGGGCGGACGAGAAGGTGCTGCGTGTGTTCCAGGCCCCGCGTAACTTTGTGGAGAACTTTGCCAGCATCGTGGGAGTGCCTCTGGGTGATCTAATGGCCTCTAGT GATGTCTCCAGTCTTCCTGAAGGTGCTAGTACTCCGGCCCTGGGCCTCTCAAACAAGGCTGTGTTTCAAG GTGATCTGGCTCACCAAAgccaggaggaggaaggggagttCAGCAGTGTGTCGGATCAGTACCCCGAGTCCTACTTCCATCCCCTCACCCTGACAG AACCCCCTCCAGAAGACGACCTCCTCCAAAACACCCTGTGGCCCGAAGTGCAGAAGCT GTACGGACACGGCTTTGAGATATTCTGCCTGGCATCCAACAGCGCGAGGACTGTGGTTGCATCTGCATGTAAG GCTTCCCGGGCGGAGCATGCGGCCATCCTGCTGTGGAGCACACGCACATGGAGGCAACTGCAAACGCTGATGCTCCACACCCTCACCGTCACGCAGATGGCCTTCTCCCCCGACTGCCGCTTCCTGCTGGCCGTGTCCCGGGACAGGACCTGGTCACTGTGGAAACAGCAAGATTCTGCAGCCACAGACTCTGGTGCATCAGGCCAAG AGCCCACCTTCTCCCTGTGTGCTCACACCAGCAAGGACACATCTGTGCACACACGCATCATCTGGTCGTGTGACTGGAGCCACGACAGCAAGTACTTTGTGACCTCAAGCAGAGATAAGAAG GTCATTGTCTGGGGGGACTGCAGTTGCACGGCCCCTTTGGGTCCCTGCTCTTCGGTGCTGGATGTCGGTGATTCCTGCACAGCAGTCAGCTTCTGTCCCATCTCCTGTCCTGATGGAAG TTACCTTGTGGCAGCTGGGCTGGAGTGTGGCAAGATAGCGTTGTTCAAGTGGAGGCCCTTAGCTGACATGTCTGCTGGGACAGACTGGAGCCGATGTGGGGAACTGGATGAGTC CCAAAGCCACGCCCTGTCTGTCAAACGCCTGCGCTGGAGACCCAAGGTGGGCCGAGCCGGCCACAGGGACGAGGGGGCTGATGGCTCCTGGGTCCAGCTGGCCAGTGCCGGCGCCGACCACGCCGTCAAAATATTCAACGTCAACAGGCTGGCTGTGTAG